One region of Rhodothermus profundi genomic DNA includes:
- a CDS encoding AAA family ATPase, whose protein sequence is MVPVALRLKNFMSYGEEAPVLDFQPFRVACLSGNNGQGKSALLDAITWALWGEARKTSDSRKPDEHLLRVGARQMEVEFTFDLEGQRYRVLRRYTRSTSGKTSKSELELQVYEPETGTYRPLTGASVTETQQRLNQLLGIDYQTFINASFLLQGRADEFTRKKPGERKEILARILNLERYERLAELAREEMRAARARAEQIEQQLDQIQASLQEEPSLKATHEQLLEQQRKLEADREARQQQLQALHAQRVRLEESRRRLEELQEQERQQAARLQEERERLARLEAELQDLEQLLARREEIERAHQRFQVLQAERRQLEEKRDQYWGIQKQLDQVKHELERHRATLEKKLELARKEQEHVQRRLQELKARLQERPALEKRLQAAEQAQREMARLEQVRQQRKALEEEIRSVSEALLAEQKQLEGQLASLERQQEQEAEVPERLAALEATCQELEQAAARYRALRDELERLKEAGTQQRQEIEGLQARLQELERQQAELKRRYETFLQAEANVCPVCGSTLDPAHQEEVAHHYQEQLEALAHALAEGRRQLAERQQQLEALRQQYKQRREEIKQWETAPEQLAQTKARLEELQRRNARLEALTRQITTLRAQLEQRTFGQAHRQRLSALHQQLEALPFDEQTFEALRQQVAEAVSLRKQLQELETLQGQQESLENELRRLAKQEQQYRQELAQGPTILALLQRSRALQEKLQQVGFDPERLQRVQQELEALGDVGAQLHRLLHAQEHLEKGRQEREVLQRRIHQEVEAMERLQTHLQQLRQELKAWSSIQAACEEAQQRLETVEAALRAVQQQLGESQARLEHLQTLRAQHKQLQQELEATRHRERLHRHLQQAFGRHGIPSLIIEQTLPELEARANELLERLTDGRMRVYLRTQRTKKSGGTKETLDIIITDENGAARPYETFSGGEAFRVDFALRLALAQLLADRSGVRVRTLVIDEGFGTQDPQGLQHLVEAIQAVQSDFDKILVITHLNELKQMFPVRIEVEKDPVEGSRFEVIGV, encoded by the coding sequence ATGGTACCGGTTGCGCTGCGGCTCAAGAACTTTATGAGCTACGGAGAAGAGGCGCCCGTGCTGGATTTTCAGCCGTTTCGGGTGGCCTGCCTGTCGGGCAACAATGGGCAGGGCAAATCGGCCTTGCTGGACGCGATTACCTGGGCGCTCTGGGGAGAAGCCCGCAAGACGAGCGATAGTCGCAAGCCCGACGAGCACCTGTTGCGCGTAGGGGCCAGGCAGATGGAAGTCGAGTTTACGTTCGATCTGGAGGGGCAACGATACCGGGTGCTGCGGCGCTATACCCGGTCAACCTCTGGAAAAACCAGCAAGTCGGAGTTAGAGCTTCAGGTATACGAGCCGGAGACCGGAACCTATCGGCCACTCACAGGAGCTTCGGTAACCGAAACGCAGCAACGGCTAAATCAACTGTTAGGGATTGACTATCAGACCTTCATCAATGCTTCGTTTCTCTTGCAGGGACGCGCGGATGAGTTTACTCGCAAAAAGCCTGGCGAGCGCAAAGAGATTCTGGCTCGTATTCTGAACCTGGAGCGTTACGAGCGGCTGGCCGAACTGGCACGAGAAGAAATGCGTGCAGCCCGGGCCCGCGCTGAACAGATCGAGCAGCAGCTGGATCAGATCCAGGCATCCCTGCAAGAAGAGCCCTCCCTGAAGGCAACCCACGAGCAACTGCTGGAGCAGCAACGTAAGCTGGAAGCGGACCGAGAGGCCCGACAGCAGCAGCTGCAGGCGCTGCACGCGCAACGGGTGCGCCTGGAAGAAAGCCGCCGGCGCCTGGAAGAACTCCAGGAACAGGAGCGGCAGCAGGCCGCTCGCCTGCAGGAGGAACGGGAGCGGCTGGCACGGCTGGAAGCAGAGCTTCAGGACCTGGAGCAACTCCTGGCGCGACGTGAAGAAATTGAACGGGCGCATCAGCGTTTTCAGGTGCTGCAAGCAGAACGCCGGCAACTTGAAGAGAAGCGCGATCAGTACTGGGGCATCCAGAAGCAATTGGATCAGGTAAAGCATGAGCTGGAACGCCATCGGGCAACGCTGGAGAAGAAGCTGGAGCTGGCGCGCAAGGAGCAGGAGCACGTGCAGCGACGGCTTCAGGAATTGAAGGCACGGTTGCAGGAACGCCCTGCGCTGGAAAAACGGCTGCAGGCGGCCGAGCAGGCTCAGCGCGAAATGGCACGTCTTGAACAGGTGCGGCAGCAACGCAAAGCCCTTGAGGAAGAAATCCGCAGCGTTTCGGAGGCGTTGCTGGCTGAGCAGAAGCAACTGGAAGGCCAACTGGCTTCTCTGGAGCGGCAGCAAGAGCAGGAAGCCGAGGTACCAGAAAGGCTGGCTGCGCTAGAGGCAACCTGCCAGGAGCTGGAACAGGCGGCTGCGCGCTATCGCGCGCTCCGTGACGAACTGGAACGCCTGAAAGAGGCGGGCACGCAGCAGCGCCAGGAAATTGAAGGGTTGCAGGCGCGTTTGCAGGAGCTGGAACGCCAACAGGCAGAGCTCAAAAGACGATACGAAACGTTTCTGCAGGCGGAAGCGAACGTATGTCCGGTGTGCGGCAGCACGCTGGATCCAGCGCATCAGGAAGAGGTGGCGCATCACTATCAGGAACAGCTTGAGGCCCTGGCCCATGCGCTGGCCGAAGGCCGCCGGCAACTGGCTGAACGACAACAGCAACTGGAAGCGCTCCGCCAGCAGTATAAGCAGCGACGCGAAGAGATTAAGCAGTGGGAAACCGCCCCTGAGCAACTGGCTCAGACAAAGGCCCGGTTGGAGGAGCTGCAGCGACGCAATGCCCGCCTGGAGGCGCTAACCCGCCAGATCACCACGCTTCGAGCACAACTTGAACAGCGGACTTTCGGGCAAGCGCATCGGCAGCGGCTGAGCGCCTTGCACCAGCAGCTCGAAGCTCTTCCATTCGACGAGCAGACCTTTGAAGCATTGCGCCAGCAGGTAGCCGAGGCCGTTTCTCTACGCAAGCAGTTGCAGGAGCTTGAGACGTTGCAGGGACAGCAGGAGAGCCTGGAAAACGAGCTGCGTCGTCTGGCCAAGCAGGAACAACAATATCGGCAGGAACTGGCGCAGGGACCGACAATCCTGGCGCTCTTGCAGCGCAGCCGAGCCCTTCAGGAAAAGCTTCAACAGGTAGGATTTGATCCAGAACGACTGCAGCGGGTCCAACAGGAGCTGGAGGCGCTGGGGGACGTCGGTGCGCAGTTGCACCGGTTGCTGCATGCACAGGAGCACCTGGAGAAAGGGCGGCAGGAACGGGAGGTGCTGCAGCGCCGCATCCATCAGGAAGTGGAGGCGATGGAGCGGTTGCAAACGCATCTGCAGCAACTCCGGCAGGAGCTGAAAGCCTGGTCCAGCATCCAGGCGGCCTGTGAGGAAGCGCAGCAGCGGCTTGAGACGGTAGAGGCAGCATTGCGTGCGGTGCAGCAACAGCTTGGAGAAAGCCAGGCTCGCCTGGAGCATCTGCAAACGCTACGCGCGCAGCACAAGCAGTTGCAGCAGGAGCTAGAAGCCACGCGGCATCGCGAGCGGCTGCACCGGCATCTGCAGCAGGCGTTTGGCAGGCATGGAATCCCCTCCCTGATCATTGAGCAGACGCTTCCGGAATTGGAAGCGCGCGCTAATGAATTGTTGGAGCGGTTGACCGACGGGCGCATGCGCGTCTATCTGCGCACGCAACGGACCAAAAAATCGGGGGGGACAAAAGAAACCCTGGACATTATCATTACGGATGAAAACGGAGCGGCTCGGCCTTACGAAACGTTCTCGGGGGGCGAAGCCTTTCGTGTTGATTTTGCGTTGCGGCTGGCACTGGCGCAGTTGCTGGCCGATCGAAGCGGGGTGCGCGTGCGTACGCTGGTTATCGACGAAGGCTTTGGGACGCAAGATCCTCAGGGATTGCAGCATCTGGTTGAGGCCATTCAGGCCGTGCAATCCGATTTTGATAAGATTCTCGTGATCACGCACCTGAACGAGCTGAAGCAGATGTTTCCGGTGCGCATTGAAGTGGAGAAAGATCCGGTTGAAGGATCACGTTTTGAAGTCATTGGCGTGTGA
- a CDS encoding nucleoside recognition domain-containing protein, with amino-acid sequence MLNYIWAGLIIFSLVFAVVSDVRDLTRDTYRNGDPLPVILFFPEGYQSEARRQPVQVRIDPATYRAFYRTEKAPDASYTGELVQFRTGRELRFARDVDVPEPLATIRRITSPRENDLRGTLQTLTFVSDSLATAAVLFAPVRFVRLQAITDAAFEFARTAVTLALGLIGLLALWLGLLRIAEVAGLVRHLARWTRPLLRPLFPDVPRDHPAFALITLNLTANMLGLGNAATPLGIKAMEELQKLNPRPDTATNAMVMLLAMNTASVQLVPPVLLMAIMGAAINELILPIILVTLASLIVAIVAAKLLGRLPAYRRTDPLHTEANNQHDQPETNA; translated from the coding sequence ATGCTGAACTATATCTGGGCTGGCCTGATCATCTTCAGTCTGGTGTTTGCCGTGGTGTCGGACGTGCGGGACCTGACGCGCGACACGTATCGTAACGGCGACCCGCTGCCCGTTATCCTTTTCTTTCCAGAAGGTTATCAGTCAGAGGCTCGGCGTCAACCCGTTCAGGTTCGCATCGATCCGGCGACCTACCGGGCCTTCTATCGCACCGAAAAGGCCCCGGATGCATCCTATACCGGCGAACTGGTGCAGTTTCGCACTGGCCGCGAGCTGCGCTTTGCGCGGGACGTAGACGTGCCCGAACCGCTGGCCACCATTCGCCGCATTACTTCTCCCCGGGAAAACGACCTGCGGGGCACGCTGCAGACGCTGACGTTCGTCTCCGACTCGCTGGCCACGGCTGCGGTGCTGTTTGCGCCCGTTCGGTTTGTGCGCCTGCAGGCCATCACCGACGCGGCCTTTGAGTTTGCCCGGACGGCTGTTACGCTGGCCCTGGGACTCATTGGCCTGCTGGCCCTATGGCTCGGCCTGCTGCGCATTGCCGAAGTAGCCGGTCTGGTCCGACATCTGGCCCGATGGACTCGCCCGCTCCTGCGTCCGCTTTTCCCAGACGTACCGCGCGATCACCCCGCCTTCGCCCTGATCACGCTCAATCTGACAGCCAACATGCTGGGACTGGGCAATGCAGCCACGCCTCTGGGCATTAAAGCCATGGAAGAGCTGCAAAAACTCAATCCTCGCCCTGACACCGCCACGAACGCCATGGTTATGCTCCTGGCGATGAATACCGCCAGCGTGCAGCTCGTGCCTCCCGTCCTGCTTATGGCCATTATGGGCGCTGCGATCAATGAACTGATCCTCCCCATCATTCTGGTTACGCTGGCCTCGCTTATCGTGGCGATCGTAGCGGCCAAACTGCTGGGCCGGCTGCCTGCCTACCGCCGCACCGATCCCCTGCACACCGAGGCGAACAATCAGCACGACCAACCGGAAACCAACGCCTGA
- a CDS encoding DMT family transporter → MSHHPRLKYELALLFDVLVWGVNFPILKVALATMHPFVVNLFRFIFSLLVLGALHAWTHWRNRTPFFEPLRTHGRAILLLGLLGYVVYQLAFIVGVDLTTSGSAALIMASAPLWTAMLSQIRGYDRLNRLGWFGLLLSLLGTALVVIYGPGSLNFSGETLLGNLLMTGAAVAWGAYTALSQPFVHRMDPASLTFFGLLLAYPILALLGLSYLDTVTWTEVDAIIWAALIFSGALSTGLTLAFWNYAIRHVGPSHTAAFGNLVPVVALITGYLMLGEPITLVQLLGGAGIIGGLFLMRRARRLPLPS, encoded by the coding sequence ATGTCGCACCATCCCCGCCTCAAGTATGAGCTGGCCCTGCTGTTTGACGTACTGGTCTGGGGCGTCAACTTTCCAATCCTCAAAGTAGCCCTGGCTACCATGCACCCGTTTGTGGTCAATCTTTTTCGGTTCATCTTTTCATTGCTCGTGCTGGGTGCCCTGCATGCGTGGACGCACTGGCGCAACCGCACCCCTTTCTTTGAACCGCTTCGGACCCACGGCCGCGCCATTCTCCTGCTCGGCCTGCTGGGCTATGTGGTCTACCAGTTGGCCTTCATCGTGGGGGTTGATCTAACCACCTCGGGCAGCGCAGCCCTCATCATGGCCAGCGCACCGCTCTGGACGGCTATGCTCAGCCAGATCCGCGGTTACGACCGCCTCAATCGGCTGGGATGGTTCGGTCTGCTGCTTTCGCTGCTAGGCACTGCCCTCGTCGTGATCTATGGGCCCGGCAGCCTGAATTTTTCAGGCGAAACCCTGCTGGGCAACCTGCTGATGACCGGGGCAGCCGTGGCCTGGGGCGCCTACACAGCGCTCAGCCAGCCTTTTGTGCATCGCATGGATCCAGCCAGCCTGACCTTTTTCGGGCTGCTACTGGCCTACCCGATTCTGGCGCTCCTGGGACTATCTTACCTGGACACCGTCACGTGGACCGAAGTAGACGCTATCATCTGGGCCGCCTTAATCTTTTCAGGTGCGCTTTCAACGGGCCTGACCCTTGCCTTCTGGAACTACGCCATCCGACATGTAGGCCCCTCCCATACGGCTGCCTTCGGAAATCTGGTTCCCGTCGTCGCCCTGATCACCGGCTATTTGATGCTCGGGGAACCCATCACCCTGGTGCAACTGCTGGGAGGCGCTGGCATTATCGGTGGCCTGTTTCTGATGCGTCGGGCCCGCCGACTGCCGCTCCCTTCTTGA
- a CDS encoding cation diffusion facilitator family transporter, which produces MPWPDLHDPRHRAMATSLAVSVLMLIGKFTAYLLTGSAAIFSDAAESLVHILATAFVAFSLWYALQPPDADHPYGHGKIAYFSAGFEGAMILLAAVGILYTAVQDLLHGPALRRLGLGVLLTALFSLINLILGLYLIRVGRRHHSLVLEANGRHVLTDMWTSLGVVAGVALVAWTDMVWLDPLIAMVVALNILRTAFQLLRQAIAGLMERVDEEDTRRLLAVLDQAVQQGLISNYHQLRHRRIGDQLWVEYHLMMPGTCSLDEAHARAHRVEAALQASFPGRRVYVTAHLEPEHHETAHPAGHQEPVDPFKAPIKP; this is translated from the coding sequence ATGCCGTGGCCTGATTTGCACGATCCGCGCCACCGGGCGATGGCAACGAGCCTGGCGGTGTCGGTGCTGATGCTCATTGGAAAGTTTACGGCCTATCTCCTCACAGGGAGCGCTGCAATTTTTTCGGATGCGGCAGAGTCGCTGGTGCATATTCTGGCCACAGCCTTTGTCGCTTTTAGCCTGTGGTATGCCTTGCAACCGCCTGACGCCGATCATCCGTACGGCCATGGCAAGATTGCCTACTTTTCGGCGGGGTTTGAAGGCGCCATGATTTTGTTGGCTGCCGTCGGTATTCTCTACACAGCGGTGCAGGACCTGCTGCACGGGCCAGCGCTGCGTCGGTTGGGGCTGGGCGTGCTCCTGACTGCCCTGTTCAGTCTGATTAATCTGATTCTGGGGCTTTATCTGATCCGGGTGGGACGGCGCCATCACAGTCTCGTGTTGGAGGCCAACGGACGCCACGTGCTTACGGATATGTGGACCAGCCTGGGGGTGGTAGCAGGCGTGGCGCTGGTCGCCTGGACCGACATGGTCTGGCTGGATCCACTCATTGCGATGGTGGTGGCGCTTAACATTCTACGCACGGCTTTCCAGCTTCTGCGCCAGGCTATTGCCGGACTGATGGAGCGCGTAGATGAAGAAGACACGCGTCGTCTGCTGGCGGTGCTCGACCAGGCGGTGCAACAGGGCCTGATTTCCAACTATCACCAGCTTCGCCATCGCCGCATCGGAGACCAGCTCTGGGTAGAATACCACCTGATGATGCCCGGCACGTGCTCGCTCGACGAAGCGCATGCCCGGGCGCATCGCGTGGAAGCAGCCCTCCAGGCAAGTTTTCCCGGACGACGGGTCTATGTGACGGCTCACCTGGAGCCAGAACATCATGAAACGGCGCATCCGGCCGGTCATCAGGAACCAGTCGATCCATTCAAAGCCCCCATAAAACCGTAG
- a CDS encoding MerR family transcriptional regulator, whose translation MQDSVKGYSIGEVARQTGLAPHVLRYWETEFEMLRPRKDAAGRRRYSEEDLALVREIQYLLHVERYTIEGARRVLARRRRPEQAAMRAQLLALRAFLVDLLRYLEGQDSCEEPAKGNSGTD comes from the coding sequence ATGCAGGATTCAGTGAAGGGATACAGCATTGGGGAGGTAGCCCGGCAGACGGGGTTGGCACCCCACGTGCTGCGATACTGGGAGACCGAGTTTGAAATGCTGCGGCCTCGAAAGGATGCCGCGGGTCGCCGGCGCTACTCGGAAGAGGATCTGGCGCTGGTCCGTGAGATTCAGTATCTGCTGCACGTGGAGCGTTATACGATTGAAGGTGCGCGGCGCGTGCTGGCGCGTCGGAGACGGCCGGAGCAGGCGGCAATGCGGGCCCAACTACTGGCACTGCGGGCGTTTTTAGTCGATTTGCTGCGTTATCTAGAAGGGCAGGATTCCTGTGAAGAGCCGGCAAAAGGGAACTCGGGGACCGATTGA
- the uvrC gene encoding excinuclease ABC subunit UvrC, giving the protein MQAALQEKLAHLPTRPGVYIHRDAAGQVLYVGKAKNLRQRVRSYFQESRPRDGRLEALVRKIADVEVIVTDTEAEALILENNLIKKLKPRYNINLRDDKTYPYICIANERFPRVFPTRRVRKDGSKYFGPYTDVGQMHRLLRLIRSLFKLRTCNLNLSPEAIAAGKYQPCLEYHIQKCAAPCIGLQSEANYNATIRQIEQLLNGKTQALIAQLREEMKARAAALDFERAAELRDQIRLLEQHTERQKIVSQDFADRDVFALAIDRTEGVACGVVFQVREGKVIGRRHRYLRRIEGQSDRALLQAFVENYYAEAVFFPDEVLLSHELDEPDALEALLRERRGKKVPLRVPRRGDKAGLVHLAEANARLLLEEWRLAQKKRGEARIPEAVRALQEVLHLPRLPRRIECFDVSHLGGTGTVASCVVFEDGRPSKRDYRTFKIRSVAPGKPDDYQAMREAVHRRYRRLRDEGGPWPDLVVIDGGKGQLSSALEALEALELRGRFPVIGLAKRLEEIYRPGDPDPYQLPKTSPALQLLQRIRNEAHRFAVALQRRQRRRALRSELLDIPGIGPRTVEKLLKHFGSAQRVREADLEALAAVIGRVRAQRIRHHFDTTT; this is encoded by the coding sequence ATGCAGGCCGCGCTTCAGGAAAAGCTGGCGCATCTGCCTACCCGTCCGGGCGTCTACATCCACCGAGACGCCGCGGGCCAGGTACTCTATGTAGGAAAGGCGAAGAATCTTCGGCAGCGCGTTCGCTCGTACTTTCAGGAAAGTCGTCCCCGAGATGGTCGGCTTGAAGCGCTTGTTCGCAAGATAGCCGATGTCGAAGTGATCGTTACCGATACGGAAGCCGAAGCGCTCATCCTGGAGAACAACCTGATCAAAAAGCTGAAGCCCCGCTACAACATCAACCTGCGCGATGACAAGACGTACCCCTACATCTGCATTGCCAACGAACGGTTTCCCCGTGTTTTTCCCACGCGACGCGTCCGCAAGGACGGCTCGAAATATTTTGGCCCGTACACCGACGTCGGACAGATGCACCGGCTGCTGCGACTGATCCGCTCACTGTTCAAGCTGCGCACCTGTAACCTGAACCTCTCCCCCGAAGCCATTGCAGCCGGCAAATATCAGCCCTGCCTGGAGTATCACATTCAGAAATGCGCTGCTCCCTGCATTGGCCTCCAATCTGAGGCAAACTACAACGCGACGATTCGCCAGATCGAGCAGTTGCTGAACGGCAAAACGCAGGCGCTCATTGCTCAGCTTCGGGAAGAGATGAAAGCCCGGGCGGCCGCACTGGACTTTGAGCGGGCTGCCGAGCTGCGCGACCAGATCCGGCTCCTCGAACAGCATACCGAACGCCAGAAAATTGTCAGCCAGGACTTTGCCGACCGCGACGTGTTTGCGCTGGCCATCGACCGCACCGAAGGCGTAGCCTGTGGTGTTGTGTTTCAGGTGCGCGAAGGCAAAGTAATTGGCCGCCGCCATCGCTACCTGCGCCGCATCGAAGGACAGAGCGACCGTGCGCTCCTGCAGGCTTTCGTTGAAAACTACTATGCCGAAGCGGTCTTCTTTCCGGACGAGGTGCTCCTTTCGCACGAACTGGACGAACCGGACGCCCTGGAAGCGCTACTTCGCGAGCGACGGGGCAAAAAAGTTCCCCTTCGCGTTCCCAGACGTGGCGACAAGGCAGGGCTGGTCCACCTGGCAGAAGCCAATGCGCGGCTGTTGCTTGAAGAATGGCGGCTGGCTCAGAAAAAACGGGGTGAAGCGCGCATTCCAGAGGCGGTGCGTGCCCTGCAGGAAGTTCTGCATCTGCCACGCCTGCCGCGTCGCATCGAATGCTTCGACGTTTCGCACCTGGGCGGCACCGGTACCGTAGCTTCCTGCGTGGTCTTCGAGGACGGTCGCCCCAGCAAGCGCGACTACCGGACGTTTAAAATCCGCAGCGTCGCGCCCGGCAAGCCCGACGACTACCAGGCCATGCGCGAGGCCGTTCATCGGCGCTATCGGCGGCTCCGCGACGAAGGCGGCCCCTGGCCTGATCTGGTCGTGATCGATGGCGGCAAAGGGCAGCTTTCCAGCGCGCTGGAAGCTCTTGAGGCCCTGGAGCTACGTGGTCGGTTTCCAGTGATTGGCCTGGCCAAACGGCTGGAAGAAATTTATCGTCCAGGCGATCCGGATCCCTATCAGCTCCCCAAGACCAGTCCGGCGCTTCAATTGTTGCAGCGTATCCGCAACGAAGCCCACCGGTTTGCGGTCGCCCTGCAGCGCCGCCAGCGCCGGCGCGCGCTGCGCTCTGAGTTGCTCGACATTCCCGGTATCGGTCCACGTACCGTCGAAAAGCTGCTCAAGCATTTCGGTTCGGCGCAACGCGTCCGCGAAGCCGACCTGGAAGCGCTGGCGGCCGTCATTGGACGCGTCCGTGCCCAGCGCATCCGTCATCACTTCGATACCACCACCTGA